One stretch of Lucilia cuprina isolate Lc7/37 chromosome 6, ASM2204524v1, whole genome shotgun sequence DNA includes these proteins:
- the LOC111677347 gene encoding succinate dehydrogenase assembly factor 2-A, mitochondrial, protein MLRQILTNVYQKSLTPVLSRTQRYSAAAGGDDGKQKEVINNADVPIIDYEDPDYLPLPEYPFKPNEPLEVKKQRLVYQSRKRGMLENDLLLSTFIDKFLKGMDAKLTDQYDQLINGVTNDWEIYYWATETKPTPPEYDNEIMKMLKEHVANAQREKRLRQPNL, encoded by the exons atgttgcgTCAAATTCTT ACAAATGTTTATCAAAAATCCCTTACCCCTGTCTTGAGTCGCACCCAACGCTATTCGGCTGCTGCTGGTGGAGATGACGGCAAGCAAAAAGAGGTAATAAATAATGCTGATGTTCCCATTATCGATTATGAAGATCCCGATTACTTGCCCTTGCCAGAGTATCCTTTCAAGCCAAATGAGCCTTTGGAAGTAAAGAAGCAAAG ATTGGTCTATCAATCGCGCAAACGTGGTATGTTGGAAAATGATTTACTCTTGAGTACCTTTATTGATAAATTCCTAAAGGGTATGGATGCCAAATTGACCGATCAATATGATCAACTAATCAATGGTGTTACTAATGATTGGGAGATATACTATTGGGCCACAGAAACTAAGCCCACACCACCAGAATATGACAATGAAATCATGAAAATGCTTAAAGAACATGTGGCCAATGCTCAGCGTGAAAAACGTTTAAGACAACCCAATTTGTAA
- the LOC111677346 gene encoding DNA mismatch repair protein Mlh1 → MEEPGVIKKLDEVVVNRIAAGEIIQRPANALKELLENSLDAKSTFIQVTVKSGGLKLLQIQDNGTGIRKEDLAIVCERFTTSKLTKFEDLTSIATFGFRGEALSSISHVAHLTIQTKTVKEKCGYKASYEDGKLKTPPKPCAGNQGTIITIEDLFYNMPQRKQALKSPNEEFQKISDVMSKYAVHNSKVGFMLKKFGEQPALKTAPNSTQELNIQTIFGANIAKELMAVELKDSVHKFSMKGFITKVNFNAKKGIMLLFINHRLVESTALKAAIDTVYSTYLPKGMHPFVYMSLELEPSNVDVNVHPTKHEVHFLYEDEIIDKIKSQVEAQLLGSNSTRTFYKQLKLPGVTETPEADQSFKTALGEKVYAKDMIRTDNKEQKLDKFLFTTGVTKSDSACSSMSLSGSSGNSFLGEESFRDVAARKSKEVRLSSVLAMQKKIENGCSVHLRKILKEMVFVGVVDKHFALFQHETKLYMANTLKLSEELFYQRLVYEFQNLSQIKITSDKLPIKDLILIALNSSESGWTEEDGDKEELSKNAADILLEKAPIMREYFSLNISAEGELETLPSLLKQHSPSITYLPLFMLRLATEVEWDTEEECFETFCRETANYYSIVAEVELQAEPKRHKWQVEHVLYPAFKKYLLPNNQMKKHFYELTNLPTLYKVFERC, encoded by the exons atggAAGAACCTGGAGTTATTAAAAAACTAGATGAAGTTGTAGTAAATCGTATAGCAGCTGGCGAAATTATACAAAGACCTGCCAATGCTTTAAAAGAGTTGCTGGAAAATAGTTTAGATGCTAAATCCACTTTCATACAAGTGACCGTAAAATCGGGTGGTTTAAAACTATTGCAAATACAAGATAATGGCACCGGCATACGTAAAGAAGATTTAGCTATAGTATGTGAACGTTTTACCACTtcgaaattaacaaaatttgaagatttaacAAGTATTGCTACTTTTGGATTTCGTGGGGAGGCATTATCTAGCATTAGCCATGTGGCGCACTTAACAATACAAACGAAAACAGTGAAAGAAAAATGTGGTTATAA AGCTTCATACGAAGATGGCAAACTTAAGACACCACCCAAACCTTGTGCCGGTAATCAGGGTACTATTATTACCATTGAggatttattttacaatatgcCACAACGTAAGCAGGCTTTAAAATCTCCCAATGAAGAGTTTCAGAAAATTTCCGATGTCATGTCTAAATATGCAGTACATAATTCTAAAGTTGGTTTTATGTTGAAGAAATTTGGTGAACAACCTGCCTTAAAAACGGCTCCCAATAGCACTCAAGAGTTGAATATACAGACAATATTTGGCGCTAATATTGCCAAGGAATTAATGGCTGTAGAGCTGAAAGATTCTGTTCATAAGTTTAGCATGAAAGGTTTTATAACTAAAGTCAATTTTAATGCTAAAAAAGGAATAATGCTATTGTTTATCAATCATCGTTTAGTGGAATCGACAg CTCTGAAAGCAGCCATTGATACTGTGTACAGCACTTATTTACCCAAAGGCATGCACCCCTTCGTCTATATGAGCCTAGAACTGGAACCCTCAAATGTTGATGTTAATGTACATCCCACTAAACACGAAGTACATTTCCTATACGAAGATGAAATTATCGATAAAATCAAATCACAAGTAGAAGCACAATTACTGGGCAGTAATTCTACCAGAACATTTTACAAACAACTTAAACTACCTGGAGTAACAGAAACACCAGAAGCGGATCAATCATTCAAGACAGCTTTAGGAGAAAAAGTCTATGCTAAAGATATGATTAGAACCGATAATAAGGAACAAAAATTAGACAAGTTCTTGTTTACGACAGGAGTAACAAAAAGTGATTCTGCCTGTTCGTCCATGAGTTTAAGTGGTTCCAGTGGTAATAGTTTTTTGGGTGAAGAAAGTTTTCGTGATGTGGCCGCACGAAAATCCAAAGAAGTACGTTTAAGTAGCGTTTTAGCAAtgcaaaagaaaattgaaaatggcTGTTCGGTACATTTGAGGAAAATACTCAAGGAAATGGTGTTTGTGGGTGTAGTGGATAAACACTTTGCCCTGTTTCAGCATGAAACTAAACTTTATATGGCGAATACTTTGAAATTAAG tgAAGAGTTATTTTATCAACGTTTGGTGTACGAGTTCCAAAATTTGTCTCAAATCAAAATAACATCAGATAAGTTACCCATTAAAGATTTAATATTGATTGCTTTAAACTCCTCCGAAAGTGGCTGGACCGAGGAAGATGGTGATAAAGAAGAATTGTCAAAAAATGCTGCTGACATACTTTTAGAAAAGGCACCCATTATGCGTgaatatttttctctaaatatttCTGCAGAAGGAGAACTAGAAACTTTACCTTCATTATTAAAGCAACATAGTCCCAGTATCACATATTTGCCTTTGTTTATGTTACGCTTAGCCACCGAAGTTGAATGGGATACTGAGGAGGAATGTTTTGAGACATTTTGTCGAGAAACAGCTAATTATTATTCCATAGTAGCCGAGGTAGAATTGCAGGCAGAACCCAAACGTCATAAATGGCAAGTGGAGCATGTTTTATATCCagcttttaaaaagtatttgttaCCAAATAATCAAATGAAGAAACATTTCTATGAATTAACAAATTTGCCTACTCTATACAAAGTTTTTGAGAGATGTTAA